The Gemmatimonadaceae bacterium genome contains a region encoding:
- a CDS encoding EamA family transporter, with protein MAVSASGIVAARDVVPQEGESRWVTDMLLLLMATIWGINFSVLKYGTQFMAPLAFNGTRIPIAAVTQLGIAGAMRLERVPRPLVAKLIALGMLGNGVYQTLFILGVVRARVATAALIVASTPAFVAVLGRLLGAETLSRRQWSGIALQIVGCSSVVLGSARGGAGNDTPLGAALLVAASLSWAAYSVALRRIATQVHTLQIGGYTMVGGALIASVVAIPAIMGTQWSALPPGVYLALLYSAMLAMVLAYLFWYRGLRVLGPTRTAVYSNLQPIIAAIVAFLAFREVPTAPQLVGALCVISGLLLTRR; from the coding sequence ATGGCTGTCAGCGCTTCTGGAATCGTCGCCGCGCGCGATGTCGTGCCGCAGGAAGGTGAGTCGCGCTGGGTGACCGACATGCTCCTCCTCCTGATGGCCACGATCTGGGGGATCAACTTCTCGGTCCTCAAGTACGGGACGCAGTTCATGGCGCCCCTCGCCTTCAACGGCACGCGCATCCCGATTGCGGCCGTCACGCAGCTCGGAATCGCCGGCGCCATGCGGCTGGAGCGCGTCCCGCGTCCGCTGGTGGCCAAGCTCATCGCGCTCGGGATGCTGGGGAACGGCGTCTACCAGACGCTGTTCATCCTGGGTGTGGTGCGCGCGCGCGTGGCCACTGCCGCGCTCATCGTCGCCTCCACGCCGGCGTTCGTCGCCGTGCTCGGGCGCCTGCTCGGTGCCGAGACGCTCTCGCGCCGCCAATGGAGCGGGATCGCCCTGCAGATCGTCGGATGCTCGAGCGTGGTGCTGGGGTCTGCGCGTGGCGGAGCGGGGAACGACACTCCGCTCGGCGCCGCCCTGCTCGTTGCCGCATCGCTCAGTTGGGCGGCGTATTCCGTCGCCCTTCGCCGCATCGCCACACAGGTGCACACGCTGCAGATTGGCGGCTACACCATGGTTGGCGGGGCACTCATCGCCAGCGTCGTGGCGATTCCCGCGATCATGGGGACGCAGTGGAGCGCGCTCCCCCCGGGGGTCTATCTCGCGCTTCTCTATTCCGCCATGCTCGCGATGGTGCTCGCGTACCTGTTCTGGTATCGTGGCCTGCGCGTCCTCGGTCCCACGCGGACGGCGGTGTACTCGAACCTGCAACCGATCATCGCCGCGATCGTCGCCTTCCTCGCCTTCCGCGAGGTGCCAACCGCACCGCAACTCGTCGGCGCCCTCTGCGTCATCTCCGGCCTATTGCTCACACGCCGCTAG